A stretch of Kaistella flava (ex Peng et al. 2021) DNA encodes these proteins:
- the aceA gene encoding isocitrate lyase, protein MKKQEQIQQLEKEWLESPRWNGIKRPYAAEKVLKLRGSYKLDYTIAKLMSEKLWDKLNNQDFVAGLGALTGNQAVQEVDAGLEAIYLSGWQVAADANLSGEMYPDQSLYPANSVPSVVKRINNALLRADQIQSVNEVKSEDCKDYLVPIVADAEAGFGGNLNAFELMKQMIEAGAAGVHFEDQLSSAKKCGHLGGKVLVPTQEAINKLVAARLAADVCGVPTVLVARTDADAADLLTSDIDDRDKRFVTGKRTSEGFYEVKNGVEQGIDRGLAYAPYADLIWMETSNPDLDYARKFAEGIHAKFPGKMLAYNCSPSFNWAAKLSVPEMETFREELAAMGYKFQFITLAGFHALNTSMFELALAYKERGMAGYSELQEREFALQSKGFRAVKHQSFVGTSYFDEVQTVVTDGNSSTNALAGSTEAEQFH, encoded by the coding sequence ATGAAAAAGCAAGAACAAATCCAGCAGCTGGAAAAAGAATGGTTAGAAAGTCCAAGATGGAACGGTATCAAAAGACCGTACGCCGCAGAAAAAGTTTTGAAACTTCGAGGTTCTTACAAACTCGATTACACGATTGCCAAATTAATGTCGGAGAAATTATGGGATAAATTAAACAACCAGGATTTCGTAGCAGGATTAGGCGCGCTCACTGGAAACCAAGCCGTACAGGAAGTTGACGCCGGTTTAGAAGCGATTTATCTTTCAGGTTGGCAAGTTGCTGCAGATGCAAATTTGAGTGGTGAAATGTATCCTGATCAAAGTTTGTATCCTGCGAATTCAGTTCCGTCGGTAGTGAAAAGAATTAATAATGCTTTGTTGCGTGCGGATCAAATTCAGTCTGTAAATGAAGTTAAAAGTGAAGATTGCAAAGATTATTTAGTTCCAATCGTAGCAGATGCTGAAGCAGGTTTTGGTGGAAACTTAAATGCTTTCGAACTGATGAAACAAATGATTGAAGCCGGTGCAGCCGGAGTTCACTTTGAAGACCAATTATCATCGGCAAAAAAATGTGGACATTTAGGTGGAAAGGTTTTGGTTCCGACTCAGGAAGCGATTAATAAATTAGTTGCCGCTCGTTTGGCAGCCGATGTTTGCGGAGTTCCAACCGTTCTGGTAGCGAGAACCGATGCTGATGCTGCAGATTTATTGACGTCAGATATTGATGATAGAGACAAAAGATTTGTGACGGGAAAAAGAACAAGTGAAGGTTTCTACGAGGTGAAAAATGGAGTAGAGCAGGGAATCGACAGAGGTTTGGCTTATGCACCTTACGCCGATTTGATTTGGATGGAAACTTCAAATCCTGATTTAGATTACGCGAGAAAATTTGCAGAAGGAATCCACGCAAAATTCCCGGGAAAAATGTTGGCTTACAATTGTTCACCATCTTTCAACTGGGCTGCGAAATTATCAGTTCCGGAAATGGAAACGTTCCGCGAAGAATTAGCCGCAATGGGTTACAAATTCCAGTTCATTACTTTAGCCGGATTCCACGCATTAAATACTTCCATGTTCGAGTTGGCTTTGGCTTACAAAGAAAGAGGAATGGCGGGTTACAGCGAATTGCAGGAAAGAGAATTCGCCTTACAATCCAAAGGTTTCCGCGCGGTGAAACACCAAAGTTTTGTAGGAACCTCTTATTTCGACGAAGTGCAAACCGTAGTTACCGACGGAAATTCTTCTACGAATGCCTTAGCCGGTTCTACCGAAGCAGAACAGTTTCATTGA
- a CDS encoding 6-pyruvoyl trahydropterin synthase family protein, giving the protein MIRITKIFTFETAHVLYNYDGKCKNMHGHSYKLFVTVKGTPINDLDHPKNGMVVDFGDIKKIVKSEILDIWDHAVMLNGISPHKQLGEDLEGKGHKVIYCQYQPTCENMLYDIAAKIKKQLPETVSLAYLKLHETENSYGEWFAEDNS; this is encoded by the coding sequence ATGATACGAATCACCAAAATTTTCACTTTCGAAACTGCCCACGTTCTTTACAATTACGACGGCAAATGCAAAAATATGCATGGACATTCCTATAAACTTTTTGTTACGGTAAAAGGCACTCCCATTAATGATTTAGACCATCCAAAAAATGGAATGGTCGTAGATTTTGGCGATATCAAAAAAATTGTAAAATCTGAAATACTTGATATTTGGGATCATGCCGTAATGCTGAATGGGATTTCGCCCCACAAACAATTAGGTGAAGATTTAGAAGGAAAAGGTCATAAAGTAATTTATTGCCAATATCAGCCGACTTGCGAAAATATGCTTTACGACATCGCAGCAAAAATAAAAAAGCAACTTCCAGAAACGGTTTCTTTGGCTTACCTCAAACTTCACGAAACCGAAAACTCTTACGGGGAATGGTTTGCAGAAGATAATTCTTAA
- a CDS encoding UDP-2,3-diacylglucosamine diphosphatase yields the protein MKINLEQTKKVYFASDQHFGAPTPKESKVREEKFIRWLDEIKGDAQVLFLMGDLFDFWHEWNHVIPKGYVRVLGKLAELKDSGIELFMFVGNHDLWMKNYFEEEIGCKVYFDKQYFEINGKNFLLAHGDGLGPGDKGYKRMKKVFTNPLAQWAFKWLHPDIAMKIAIYASTKNKMISGEEDKAFLGEDKEFLIIYSKEKLKTEKIDYFVYGHRHLPMVLDLENGKAKYINLGDWISYFTYGEFGDEFELKTFEK from the coding sequence ATGAAAATCAATTTAGAACAAACTAAAAAAGTTTATTTCGCTTCCGATCAACATTTTGGTGCACCGACGCCGAAAGAAAGTAAAGTTCGGGAAGAGAAATTTATCCGTTGGCTCGATGAAATAAAAGGCGATGCGCAAGTTTTATTTTTAATGGGAGATTTATTTGATTTCTGGCACGAGTGGAATCACGTTATTCCGAAAGGATATGTGCGTGTTTTAGGTAAATTGGCAGAATTGAAAGATTCTGGAATTGAACTTTTTATGTTCGTCGGAAACCACGACTTGTGGATGAAGAATTACTTTGAAGAAGAAATTGGCTGTAAGGTTTATTTCGACAAACAGTATTTTGAAATCAATGGAAAGAACTTTCTACTTGCTCATGGCGATGGTTTAGGACCTGGCGATAAAGGATATAAAAGAATGAAAAAAGTCTTTACTAATCCTTTGGCACAATGGGCTTTTAAATGGTTGCATCCTGATATTGCGATGAAAATTGCGATTTATGCTTCAACGAAAAATAAGATGATTTCAGGTGAAGAAGACAAAGCTTTTTTAGGTGAAGACAAAGAATTTCTCATTATTTATTCTAAAGAGAAATTGAAAACTGAAAAGATAGATTATTTCGTTTACGGTCATAGACATTTACCAATGGTTCTTGATTTAGAAAATGGTAAAGCCAAGTACATCAACCTTGGTGACTGGATTTCTTACTTTACTTATGGTGAATTTGGTGATGAATTTGAGCTAAAAACTTTTGAAAAGTAA
- the uraH gene encoding hydroxyisourate hydrolase, giving the protein MKNSFIALFFVLISAFAFGQKKEVTYQLSSHILDVSKGMPAPGVTIKLEKFNEAKKTWTSVQEKVTDKNGRVPDFLPNDKSNLGIYKLTYYTSEYFKKMNTESFYPWVEVVFQITNGDHYHVPITLSAYGYSTYRGN; this is encoded by the coding sequence ATGAAAAATTCATTTATCGCACTTTTCTTTGTGCTTATTTCCGCTTTTGCGTTCGGACAGAAAAAAGAAGTTACTTACCAATTGTCAAGTCACATTCTTGATGTATCGAAAGGAATGCCTGCGCCGGGAGTTACGATTAAGTTGGAAAAATTTAACGAAGCAAAAAAAACATGGACTTCAGTACAAGAAAAAGTAACCGACAAAAACGGTCGTGTTCCTGATTTTTTACCTAATGACAAATCGAACTTAGGAATTTACAAATTGACTTATTACACCAGCGAATATTTCAAAAAAATGAATACTGAAAGTTTTTATCCTTGGGTTGAGGTAGTTTTTCAAATTACAAATGGAGATCATTATCACGTACCAATCACTCTTTCTGCTTACGGTTATTCAACTTACAGAGGAAACTAA
- a CDS encoding acyl transferase, with protein sequence MTNIFNIQTEEEFQQKCLETFQYQYHNIEVYRKFVDYLNINPNEIREVEKIPFLPIEMFKNHTLLDKNKNTNLFFQSSGTTQMNLSKHWIADEKLYEDSIEKSFEQFIGKPEDYIFLGLLPSYLEKQNSSLIFMVDFLMRKSGKPENGYFLYNHQDLFELLNKLSTENKKVILFGVSFALLDFLDFCHPELVEGAFELTNDLTIIETGGMKGRKQEMTKDELLAIFHKGFGTDKIYSEYSMTELLSQAYSLGKNIYESPNWMRILIRNTEDPFSYLEAGRNGAINIIDLANRYSCSFIATQDLGRILTDKEIIGFVDNEKEILSNQFQVLGRIDHSDIRGCSLLVS encoded by the coding sequence ATGACCAATATTTTCAACATTCAGACCGAAGAAGAATTCCAACAGAAATGCCTGGAAACTTTTCAATATCAATATCATAACATCGAGGTTTACAGAAAGTTTGTAGACTATTTAAACATCAATCCAAACGAAATTAGGGAAGTGGAAAAGATTCCTTTTTTACCGATTGAGATGTTTAAAAATCATACGCTTTTAGATAAAAATAAAAATACCAATTTGTTTTTTCAAAGTTCCGGAACAACTCAGATGAATCTTTCGAAACATTGGATCGCTGATGAAAAGTTATATGAAGATAGTATTGAGAAAAGTTTCGAACAGTTTATTGGAAAACCGGAAGATTATATTTTCCTCGGATTGTTGCCAAGTTATCTGGAAAAACAAAACTCCTCTTTAATCTTTATGGTTGATTTTCTAATGAGAAAATCGGGGAAACCAGAAAATGGATATTTTCTTTATAATCATCAGGATTTATTTGAATTGTTAAATAAGCTTTCAACTGAAAATAAGAAAGTTATTTTGTTTGGAGTTTCTTTTGCGCTTTTAGATTTTCTAGATTTCTGTCATCCTGAGCTTGTCGAAGGAGCTTTTGAATTGACAAACGATTTAACAATCATCGAAACGGGTGGAATGAAAGGTCGTAAGCAAGAAATGACCAAAGATGAATTGTTGGCAATTTTTCATAAAGGTTTCGGAACGGATAAAATTTACTCCGAATACTCAATGACTGAATTGCTTTCTCAGGCGTATTCTCTAGGTAAGAATATCTACGAAAGTCCAAACTGGATGCGCATTCTCATTAGAAATACGGAAGATCCTTTTTCATACTTGGAAGCGGGACGAAATGGTGCCATTAATATTATAGATCTTGCAAATAGATATTCTTGCAGTTTTATTGCGACTCAGGATTTAGGTCGGATTCTAACTGATAAAGAGATTATTGGTTTCGTTGATAATGAAAAAGAAATTTTATCAAATCAATTTCAAGTGTTGGGAAGAATTGATCATTCTGACATTCGTGGTTGCAGTTTGCTGGTTTCTTAA
- the aqpZ gene encoding aquaporin Z, which translates to MTRKLAAEFFGTFWLVFGGCGAAVFSAGVPNVGIGLLGVALAFGLTVLTMVYAVGHISGGHFNPAVSFGLMAGGRFPAKDLIPYVIVQCLGALGAATCLYFILNGAGAFSREGAGAFASNFYDEAVYNGRAFSLGAAFLAEFILTAFFVFVIMGATDKYANGKFAGIAIGLTLTIIHLICIPITNTSVNPARATSQAIFVGGLAIHQLWLFWVAPILGGMTGGLIYRYLLQKNEVEVT; encoded by the coding sequence ATGACAAGAAAATTAGCAGCCGAATTTTTCGGCACGTTTTGGCTGGTATTCGGTGGTTGTGGAGCCGCAGTATTCTCAGCCGGAGTTCCCAATGTAGGAATCGGATTACTCGGAGTCGCCTTGGCTTTCGGACTAACTGTTTTAACCATGGTTTATGCAGTCGGACATATTTCCGGCGGACACTTTAATCCCGCAGTTTCCTTTGGACTAATGGCAGGCGGCAGATTTCCCGCAAAAGATTTAATTCCTTATGTAATTGTTCAATGTCTCGGTGCACTGGGCGCAGCAACTTGCCTTTATTTTATTCTGAATGGCGCAGGTGCTTTTTCCAGAGAAGGAGCTGGAGCTTTTGCCTCTAACTTCTATGACGAAGCCGTTTATAACGGACGTGCTTTTAGTTTAGGAGCGGCATTTTTAGCTGAATTTATATTGACCGCATTTTTCGTATTTGTCATTATGGGAGCAACCGATAAATACGCGAACGGAAAATTTGCAGGAATCGCAATTGGATTAACGCTGACCATAATTCACCTCATCTGTATCCCGATTACCAATACTTCTGTAAATCCAGCGAGAGCAACTTCACAGGCTATTTTCGTTGGTGGGCTTGCCATTCATCAACTTTGGCTGTTTTGGGTAGCTCCAATTCTGGGAGGAATGACTGGAGGTTTAATTTATAGATATCTGCTTCAAAAAAACGAAGTAGAAGTTACCTAA
- a CDS encoding DUF4230 domain-containing protein, translating to MNFSKFKIVLWSLGILMVVFLGFFIYQMTKSQNINSMMIVLMLILGLILGGVIAFLASSKLGSSPVVITESSHTIAESMRKVFKVVSAEGHFNEIYNYEETTKIFNFIPSKKKALVIVQAKVLVGYDFEKFKWEIDEVNKTVKLINFPAPQILSTETDYKYYNIEEQFFNLFSKDDLAKIQQNGKQQVIEAAKKSHLPEVAAEQMRTLLTELLAGKNFFLENASVISESKNRIDYQSPLIKDHS from the coding sequence ATGAACTTCAGTAAATTCAAAATCGTGCTTTGGTCTTTAGGGATTTTAATGGTGGTTTTCCTTGGCTTCTTTATTTATCAAATGACGAAGAGTCAGAATATCAATTCGATGATGATTGTTTTGATGCTCATCTTAGGACTTATTCTGGGTGGAGTGATTGCTTTCTTAGCTTCCAGTAAGTTAGGTTCTTCACCGGTTGTCATTACTGAAAGTTCACATACGATTGCTGAAAGCATGCGTAAGGTTTTTAAAGTTGTTTCTGCAGAAGGTCATTTCAATGAAATTTATAATTACGAAGAGACGACCAAAATTTTTAATTTTATTCCATCAAAAAAGAAAGCTTTAGTCATTGTTCAAGCCAAAGTTTTGGTCGGTTATGACTTCGAAAAATTTAAGTGGGAAATCGATGAAGTTAATAAAACAGTTAAGCTTATCAATTTTCCAGCTCCGCAAATTCTGTCGACGGAAACTGATTATAAATATTACAATATCGAGGAGCAGTTTTTTAATCTTTTTAGCAAAGATGATTTAGCTAAAATTCAACAAAACGGAAAACAGCAAGTTATCGAAGCGGCGAAGAAATCACATCTTCCAGAAGTGGCGGCAGAGCAGATGCGAACTTTACTCACAGAGCTTTTAGCGGGAAAAAACTTCTTCCTGGAAAATGCTTCTGTTATCTCGGAAAGCAAAAATAGGATCGATTATCAATCTCCTTTAATTAAAGATCATTCTTAA
- a CDS encoding alpha-amylase family glycosyl hydrolase: MKYFYTLFLALMLPIFGVAQQVITYSVNPATFEETEAITVTFTVNENSFGVASSHALYLWAWSFDSNNVNADSPTNGTWTASNAANKLTYVSSSAGVGTYTFSMNTVKSFYGNRANALSKIGFLVKTVNGGIQSQDILLNVGKFQFNLTNPIQGSTNVVTSGTILNIKGTSTLTANYVVKANGTSVYTSASASTTLNFPYTVTQDATMEVIATDAASGTVVSKSFTVALSIPVQTAAIPSYMRQGISYDPADPTKVGLAIYAPFKAYVHVIGSFNNWAVSANYLMKKDTANPDLYWLEVTGLTPQQTYTFQYRTADGIKVADPYSPLVLSPDDDPWINQYANVYPNLPAYPAGQSFDVSVIQTSKPTYNWTITNFNKPAKENLIVYELLVRDFTTQKTWQSLIDKMSYLKSLNINAIELMPVMEFDGNNSWGYNTGFHYALDKAYGTPEKFKEFIDLCHQNGIAVILDVALNHATGRSPIERMWMIDPDGDGYGDPAANNPYFNQVAKHSYSVFNDFNHSTSATKYYVNRVLEQWIKEYKVDGFRWDLTKGFTQNCTAGDDACTNAYQQDRVNILKGYADNQWSYDPTSYIIFEHLGTDSEEAQWANYKVAEGKGVMMWDKETTPYNENTMGFAPSSNFNRVNYQAHGFAQRRAMSYGESHDEERLMYKNITFGGSAGSYNVRDLATSLQRQKAYGAVFLTVPGPKMIWQFAELGFDKSIYTCENGTVNTETDATPGDCKLDPKPSAFGLAYDVDAARKSVYDTWAKILALRLSNDVFNTTTFTVESGNLMPRIFINNATSSSALKNVVVLANFTLASQNIVPDFPYTGNWVNLMDNSSLSVTSTITPITIEPGGFRIFGNAAALGTDEVVGNKSSVSLRLTQNPVTNGNATVRYTNAKNGTIAIYDLAGILVKTVKASKDNGDDTISTNGLKSGIYLIQLKSDKGVAVTKMIVK, encoded by the coding sequence ATGAAATATTTTTACACGCTATTTTTAGCCTTAATGCTTCCGATTTTTGGGGTTGCACAGCAGGTTATTACGTATTCTGTAAATCCGGCTACTTTTGAAGAAACTGAGGCGATTACCGTAACCTTTACTGTTAATGAGAATAGTTTTGGAGTGGCAAGTTCGCACGCACTTTATCTTTGGGCATGGTCTTTTGACTCTAATAATGTTAATGCAGACAGTCCAACAAACGGAACCTGGACAGCTTCTAATGCAGCGAATAAATTGACATATGTATCAAGTTCTGCAGGAGTGGGAACTTATACTTTTTCCATGAACACTGTAAAATCTTTTTATGGGAACAGAGCCAATGCACTTTCTAAAATAGGATTTCTGGTAAAAACGGTTAACGGCGGAATTCAGTCTCAGGATATTTTATTGAACGTTGGCAAATTTCAGTTTAATTTAACCAATCCAATCCAAGGAAGTACGAATGTAGTTACTTCTGGGACGATTCTAAATATTAAAGGAACATCAACTTTAACTGCGAATTATGTGGTTAAAGCAAATGGGACTTCAGTTTACACAAGTGCTTCTGCATCTACAACATTAAATTTCCCTTATACCGTAACTCAAGATGCGACAATGGAAGTTATTGCAACAGATGCAGCTTCTGGAACAGTGGTGAGCAAATCATTTACGGTTGCACTTTCAATTCCGGTACAAACTGCTGCGATTCCTTCTTATATGAGACAAGGTATTTCTTACGATCCTGCTGATCCAACCAAAGTTGGTTTGGCGATTTATGCTCCTTTTAAAGCGTACGTTCATGTCATCGGAAGTTTTAATAACTGGGCAGTTAGCGCTAATTATTTAATGAAAAAAGACACTGCGAATCCCGACCTATATTGGTTAGAAGTTACAGGTCTTACTCCGCAGCAAACCTATACTTTTCAATATAGAACGGCAGACGGAATTAAAGTAGCTGATCCTTATTCGCCCTTAGTTTTATCACCAGATGATGATCCATGGATTAACCAATATGCCAATGTTTACCCAAATCTTCCGGCTTATCCTGCGGGACAAAGTTTTGATGTATCTGTCATTCAAACTTCAAAACCAACTTATAACTGGACGATTACTAATTTTAATAAACCTGCAAAAGAAAACTTAATCGTTTATGAATTGTTGGTGAGAGACTTTACCACTCAGAAAACTTGGCAATCTCTTATCGATAAAATGTCTTATTTAAAATCTTTGAATATCAATGCGATAGAATTAATGCCAGTGATGGAATTTGATGGAAATAATTCTTGGGGTTATAATACTGGATTTCATTATGCTTTAGATAAAGCGTACGGAACTCCAGAGAAATTTAAAGAGTTTATTGATCTTTGCCACCAAAATGGAATTGCCGTAATTCTTGATGTTGCCTTAAACCACGCTACCGGAAGAAGTCCAATCGAAAGAATGTGGATGATCGATCCAGATGGAGATGGTTACGGTGATCCTGCGGCGAATAACCCCTATTTTAATCAAGTTGCAAAACATTCTTATAGTGTATTTAATGACTTTAACCACTCTACTTCTGCGACGAAATATTATGTAAACAGAGTTTTGGAGCAATGGATTAAAGAATATAAAGTGGATGGTTTCCGTTGGGATTTAACCAAAGGATTTACACAGAATTGTACAGCAGGAGACGATGCGTGTACCAATGCTTATCAACAAGATCGTGTTAATATTCTGAAAGGTTATGCCGATAATCAATGGAGTTATGATCCGACTTCTTACATTATTTTCGAACATTTAGGAACTGATTCTGAAGAAGCGCAATGGGCAAATTATAAAGTTGCCGAAGGAAAAGGCGTGATGATGTGGGATAAGGAAACAACTCCTTACAACGAAAATACAATGGGATTTGCTCCAAGCAGTAATTTTAACAGAGTGAATTATCAAGCGCATGGCTTTGCTCAAAGAAGAGCAATGAGTTATGGTGAAAGTCATGATGAGGAAAGATTGATGTACAAAAACATTACTTTTGGTGGATCTGCAGGTAGTTATAATGTTAGAGATTTAGCAACTTCACTCCAAAGACAAAAAGCTTATGGCGCAGTTTTCTTAACAGTTCCTGGGCCGAAAATGATTTGGCAGTTTGCAGAATTAGGTTTTGATAAAAGTATTTATACTTGTGAGAATGGAACTGTAAATACGGAAACTGATGCGACTCCAGGAGATTGTAAATTAGATCCGAAACCGTCAGCGTTTGGATTGGCTTACGATGTAGATGCTGCCAGAAAATCGGTTTATGATACTTGGGCAAAAATTCTGGCGTTGAGATTATCGAATGACGTTTTCAATACGACAACGTTCACCGTCGAGTCTGGAAACTTAATGCCGAGAATTTTTATCAATAATGCGACAAGTTCAAGTGCTTTAAAGAATGTTGTTGTTTTGGCCAACTTTACTTTGGCTTCTCAAAACATTGTTCCAGACTTTCCTTACACTGGAAATTGGGTGAATTTGATGGATAACAGTTCGCTTTCAGTAACGAGTACTATTACGCCGATTACGATTGAACCGGGAGGTTTCAGAATTTTCGGAAATGCGGCGGCCTTAGGAACTGATGAAGTTGTTGGGAATAAAAGTTCAGTTTCTTTGAGATTGACTCAAAATCCGGTAACCAATGGAAATGCAACTGTTCGTTATACCAATGCGAAAAACGGAACCATTGCGATTTATGATCTTGCAGGAATTTTGGTTAAAACTGTAAAAGCTTCTAAAGATAATGGTGATGACACGATTTCTACCAACGGATTAAAATCTGGGATTTATTTAATTCAATTAAAATCTGATAAAGGAGTTGCAGTAACAAAAATGATTGTGAAATAA
- a CDS encoding oxygenase MpaB family protein — translation MILRDFTLMGGYDFAYISKPLIFTEALKKGAVKRLKDTLEFWVNVTRENALKQNSEAYQLIVRTRLMHSYARLKITEKTENWDYENWGEPINSWDMIATYTGFSLVFMQGLKKLGIIISDEEEEGLFHLWKYIGYLLGIPFDYLPDNRQQAVEQFYWWTTIQDKGDDDSVQLAKALLKENLENTIYKHSFQRKILKNLHQSMNWFLLDEEINERLQIPKPAKAFLVFPNIVLRGNKIFQKIYLRNSTKYQKLVEMGDEQQRKVLVDYIKHTPNDFHY, via the coding sequence ATGATTCTTCGTGATTTCACTTTGATGGGCGGTTATGATTTCGCTTACATCAGCAAACCTTTAATCTTCACCGAAGCTTTAAAAAAAGGCGCTGTAAAACGTTTAAAAGACACTTTGGAATTCTGGGTTAATGTCACGCGGGAAAACGCTTTAAAACAAAATTCAGAAGCGTATCAGTTAATTGTGAGAACAAGGTTGATGCATTCTTATGCCCGTTTAAAAATTACAGAAAAAACAGAAAACTGGGATTATGAGAATTGGGGCGAACCGATTAATTCCTGGGATATGATTGCAACGTACACTGGATTTTCATTGGTGTTTATGCAAGGTTTAAAAAAATTGGGAATCATTATTTCCGATGAGGAAGAAGAAGGATTATTTCATCTTTGGAAATACATCGGTTATCTCTTAGGAATTCCATTTGACTACTTGCCCGATAATCGGCAGCAAGCTGTTGAACAGTTTTATTGGTGGACCACAATTCAGGACAAAGGCGATGATGATTCAGTTCAATTAGCAAAAGCATTACTCAAAGAGAATTTAGAAAACACCATTTATAAACATTCCTTTCAAAGAAAAATATTGAAAAATCTTCATCAAAGTATGAATTGGTTTTTATTGGATGAAGAAATTAATGAAAGACTTCAAATTCCAAAACCTGCAAAAGCATTTTTAGTTTTCCCAAACATCGTTTTGAGAGGAAATAAAATCTTTCAAAAAATCTATTTACGCAATTCTACCAAATATCAAAAGTTGGTAGAAATGGGAGATGAACAACAGCGGAAAGTTTTGGTAGATTATATTAAACATACGCCGAACGATTTTCATTATTAA
- the gap gene encoding type I glyceraldehyde-3-phosphate dehydrogenase codes for MSTIKVGINGFGRIGRLVFRAMAERENIQVVGINDLINAEYMAYMLKYDSVHGEFKGEVSVEGNDLIVNGKRIRVTAERDPNNLKWNEVGAEYIVESTGLFLSKEAAQAHINAGAKKVVLSAPSKDDTPMFVMGVNHKELTDDIKIFSNASCTTNCLAPIAKVMHDNFGIVEGLMTTVHATTATQKTVDGPSVKDWRGGRSALNNIIPSSTGAAKAVGKVIPALNGKLTGMSFRVPTADVSVVDLTVRLEKPTSYEEICQAMKAASEGELKGILGYTEDAVVSQDFVGEKRTSVFDKDAGIMLSPQFVKIVSWYDNEMGYSNKLADLLVHSASL; via the coding sequence ATGTCAACAATCAAAGTAGGAATCAACGGATTCGGTAGAATTGGTCGTCTTGTTTTCAGAGCAATGGCCGAAAGAGAAAACATCCAGGTAGTTGGAATCAATGACCTTATCAATGCCGAATATATGGCGTATATGTTAAAGTATGATTCTGTACATGGTGAATTTAAAGGTGAAGTTTCTGTAGAAGGAAATGACCTTATTGTTAACGGAAAAAGAATCAGAGTAACTGCTGAAAGAGACCCTAACAACTTGAAATGGAACGAAGTAGGCGCAGAATATATCGTAGAATCTACAGGTTTATTCCTTTCTAAAGAAGCTGCTCAAGCTCACATCAATGCTGGTGCGAAAAAAGTAGTTCTTTCTGCTCCATCAAAAGATGACACTCCAATGTTTGTAATGGGTGTGAACCACAAAGAATTGACAGACGATATCAAAATTTTCTCTAACGCTTCTTGTACAACCAACTGTTTGGCGCCGATTGCAAAAGTAATGCACGACAACTTCGGAATCGTTGAAGGTTTAATGACTACAGTTCACGCAACTACTGCGACTCAAAAAACAGTTGACGGACCTTCAGTAAAAGACTGGAGAGGTGGACGTTCTGCTTTGAACAACATCATTCCATCTTCTACAGGTGCTGCAAAAGCAGTAGGAAAAGTAATTCCTGCTTTGAACGGAAAACTAACCGGAATGTCTTTCAGAGTACCAACAGCAGACGTTTCTGTAGTTGACTTAACCGTAAGATTAGAAAAACCAACTTCTTACGAAGAAATCTGTCAGGCAATGAAAGCTGCATCAGAAGGTGAACTAAAAGGAATTTTAGGTTACACCGAAGATGCGGTAGTTTCTCAGGATTTCGTAGGTGAAAAGAGAACTTCAGTATTCGATAAAGACGCTGGAATCATGTTGTCTCCACAATTCGTGAAAATCGTTTCTTGGTATGACAACGAAATGGGATACTCTAACAAATTAGCTGATTTGTTGGTACATTCTGCTTCTCTATAG